The region AAAAGTTGTCTTATTTATTCATGTATTTTTTCAATAATGTAAACAGATCGTTAGGATCTATTGGTTTGGCAATATAATCGTCGCAACCGGCGTCAAGGCAATGCTGCTTCTCATCTTCCATTGCATATGCAGTCTGCGCAATTATAGGCAATTCGGGCTTCGATGCCTTTATTTTTCTGGTGGCATCCAGCCCACTCATGACAGGCATTTTCACGTCCATTAATATCAGATCAATATCTTCGTGTTCGGCTGCTGCATCAACTGTTGCCTGACCATCAGCTGTTATGACCAGCTCTACACCGGTATCTTCTAATAGCTCCTCAAAGAATATTAAATTAACTTCTTCATCTTCAGCCAATAAAATTTTCCGACCTTTCCAGTCAATGTCCTGCCAGGGTAATTGTTCCATAGTAAAAAATTTTTGATTAAAGTTAATGCCTTTAACCATTCACAACAAATAAAATTCAAAAAAAGATCATTTTTTCAAATTAACATTTTGATAACCTTATCATAATGCGGTTAGGCACCTTGCAGGTTTATTTTGTCAGGAAATAAATCAGTTTCTCATGCGCAGGATTACAATTAAATCAAGGCTTTATGCCACAGCTATAGGAATATTTATCATCTTAATTGCCATTGGATTAATCGCCAATTATTATATTCATAATGCCCTGGCCAACTTCGACTCTATGGCACTGATCAAAGACGTAAACTACAGCGAATTACAGTTACGTAAGTTGGAAAAAGACTTCATCAACCTGGAAACCAAAAATCCGGACTTTTATAAAAACCAACGCAGTAAGTACCAGGATGGATTTGCCAAACTGATTGAGGGAGTTGACAGCACATTAAACATCCTTAAGACAGAGCGTATAATAGAAGAAAATGAGTTGAACCTGGAGCTTACCAAACTCCAAAATCTTTTTGATGCATATCACAAAAAGTTTTCAAGCCTCACCGAGATTATTCTCGATAAGGGCTTTAAGGACTATGGCCTCATTGGACAAATGCGCGACAAAATACATGCTGTTGAAGAATTAACGGAGCAGTATCCTTCGCACCCCGGGTTTAAGGTATCCATGCTCATGTTGAGAAGAAATGAAAAAGATTATTTACTCAGAAAAGATCTAAAGTATTTGGACAAATTCAGCAACAATCTGGAGATCTTTAAAAACCAAATTTCAACTTCCGGTATTCAGGGAAAAGAGCAGTTCACTGAATTACTAAATGAATACTACGTCCTATTTGAGCAGGTAATACAAAGGGATGTAAAAATTGGTCTGACAGAAGAAATGGGCTTAATACACGCTCTAAATAAAAGCAGCAAAGAAATTGAAAACAATATTTCCAGTATCCAGCAAACCATAAGCGAAAAAGCCCGGGCTGAGGTCAATCAGGCCATTTCTTCCCTATTTGTGGTCAGTATAATATTGACAATAGTGATCATCTCAATACTCTTCAGCGTTACACGCCGAATTTTAAATTCAATTAAAAGGCTGCGTAAATTTATCTTACGCCTTGGACATGGAGAATTACCTGATAATTTGGTCATCAAAAAGGATGATGAGATTGGTGATATGATCAAATCAATCAACTCATTGCTTGAAAACCTCAGAAATACCCGCCAGTTTGCACTTGAAGTAGGTAAGGGCAATTTAAAGGAAAAAATCAATGTATTTGGCAACAAAGGTGATTTGGGTGGTGCACTGGTTGAAATGCGCCAGCAGCTTCTGAAGTTGGCCGAGGAAAGGGCAAAAAACGAGGAGGAAGATCGACGCAGAAACTGGGTTAATGAGGGTGTAGCCCGGTTCAGTGACATCATGCGCAACCACGATACCAATTTACAGCAAATGGGTTACCAGGTACTCAGCGAGTTGATTTCTTATATCGATGCCAACCAGGGAGCATTATTTGTGATTCAAAATGATAACCAGAAAGAGGCCTACCTGGAAAAAATAGCCGCAGTGGCTTATGGCCGACAAAAGATTGCCGGTGAAAAAGAGGAAATTGGCAAAAGCATTGTCGGCAGAGTTGTGTTTGAGAAAAAACCCATCCTGATGACCAAAATACCGAATGATTATATTAAGATTACCTCAGGCCTGGGGTATGCCACACCACGCACGCTTTTTATCGCACCAATTATAAAAGATGAAGAAGCATTGGGAGCCATAGAACTGGCTACATTTAACGAAATACCAGAATACATACAGGATTTTATTGCCCGTGTGTGCGATAACCTGGGAACCACCATTTCTGCCATTAAAATTAATGACAGAACGCAAAAGCTACTGCATCAGGCCCAGGAGCAAGCTGATGAAATTGCTTCGCAAGAAGAAGAATTGCGTCAGAATATGGAAGAAATGCAGGCCACACAAGAAGAGGCTAACCGAAGAGAGGAATCACTAAGGCAGGAACTCGCAGCCTTCCACAATACTTGTGCTGCCATTGAAACAGATTTACAGGGCAACATAACTAAAACCAACGATCTGGCCCAAATCATGCTCAAAATAACCGAAGCTCATTTGAAGGATCAAATGCTAACCAGCTTTGTGCCCGATGAGAAGGACAAAAACAGGGTCAACAATATGCTCAGAACAACGCTGAGCAGCTTGCAAAGCCAAGCATATGCTGTATTGTACATTCACGGTAAAAATCATCCTGTACACATGACATGTGCTGCTGTAAAATCTGATGACGCCTTGCAAAAAGTAGTTATTTTGTTGCACAAAGCCAGTAGCCAGGATTTATCAAATTCTGAGAATCCAGAGGATCATGCTTTTGATCCAACAAACATACAGTCCTACAATTAACCTGTAATACCCTGATTTTCTATGTTAAAAGAATGGATATCCACTAAATTATAGGTTTTCGGCTCCCTTGCTTCTTTAAAAGTTTGTAGCTTTGGGCAAATTTCTTACATGCTCACGTGTTCAATAAATAGGTACCGTTTTGTTTTACTAATTCCTGTAATTATAATCTTTACAGGTTTTGGTTTGCTTGCCCAAAATGACAGAGATTCCGTCAATGCTCAACCACGCATTAAAACCTGGCAATTACTGGCCGCTGAAGGTGCAATCTATACAGGGAGCATGCTTGTTTTGAGTCAGGCATGGTACAAAGACTATCCACGCTCTTCCTTCCATTGGTTTAATGATAACCGGGAATGGTTACAAATGGATAAAATCGGACATGCTTATGCAGGTTACCAAATCGCTTACCAAAATGCATATTTGCTCAGAAAAACAGGGCTCAGCAGAAAAAAAGCATTGCTATTAAGTTCAGGTATGGCCTTCGCAGCCATGTCGAGCATTGAGCTTTTCGATGGTTACTCTTCCGAATGGGGCGCCTCTTCGGGCGATATAATTGCCAACTCTGCCGGGGTAGTACTTTTTGGAGTTCAGGAATTATTATGGGAATCTCAAATTATAAGAATGAAATATGGGTATCGCGCTTCACCCTATGCCTCAAAAAAGCCCGAAATACTTGGCGAAAACATGGCCCTCAGGCTTATTAAAGATTATAATGCACAATCTTATTGGTTAAGCTTCAGTATCAACAAAGTCACCGGACTCGAAAAAATACCTCCCTGGGTAGCATTTGCCGCTGGTTACAGTGCAGGTGGCATGGTTGGAGGCAAAGAAAACACTGAACCATTCCAAAACATTACCCGTTACAGGCAATTTTTATTATCGCCAGACATCGATTGGCAAAGCATCCCTACCAATAAAAAGTACCTTAAAATTCTATTTCGCATACTCAATACAGTTAAAATCCCCATGCCTGCATTAAGCTTTCAAAAAGGCGGTATAAAATTATACGGCTGGCAATAAATTATGCCTATTTTCCAATAGGAATAACAATATTGTAACTTACTCCTTTGCCGGGACCAGATTCAATTTCGTAAGTAGCATTCATAGACTTTAGTCGCCCGAGAATGTTACTAACGCCCCTACCCGATAATTCATGTTCCGAAAGGTTTGGTTCAAAGCCCACGCCATCATCTTCATAATGAATGTTTATATCGCTCCTGGAGTGTATTAGTTTTAAATTAATTGATGATGCATTTGCATGTTTGAGTGTATTATTCAACAACTCATTAATTACCCTAAAAGTATTGATCTCAATTTGCTCCTCAAATCTTTTTTCATTGAGTGTTGAAGAGAATTCAATCCGGTAAAAGTCTCTCAGCGCATCGAGTCTTTTTTGAATGGCCTTTTCAAGCCCCCCTTTAAATAAAGAAATTGGACTCAAATCCTCTGATAATGACCGCACAGTGCCAACAGCATCTGAAACAAGATCTTCAAATTGTCCGGCCAAATAATCAAAATGCCCTTCGCTTTTGGCTTTGAACGTGTTAAGATATAGCTTCATAGAAGAAAGCACGGGACCTAGCTCATCATGCAAATTCGCAGCGATACGCTTCCGCTCAGTTTCCTCTGCCTTAATAATAGAATTAAATAACTGTTGCTCGAATTTTTTCCGGTACGAAATATCGCGTATAATAATCAAATAAGTATCACTAAAACCAAGTTTTATTTTCCTGCTTCCAACTTCTACATGGCTTAGTGAACCATCAGATGAAAAAACCTGGAACTCTGTGAGTTTTATTTCCTCTCCAGATGCAGTTTCAAGCCAATGAGAGAATTTTTCATCTTTGCTCCCTATAATCAATGTATCGATACTAACGCCTGTTAATTCATGTGCTTTATATCCATATTTTTTTATAAATGTATTGTTCACTTCATAAATAACAAACTCACTGGATGCCAAAACAATACCATCTGTACTACTATGAAAAATCGATCGGAATTTAAATTCACTCTCCTCAATGGTTCTGTTTACCTTTCTGATTTCAGTATAATCTGTAAGGTGAGCCATATAAACCCCTTTCTCCTTCATAGCCACCACCTTAAGTCTAAAATACT is a window of Salinivirga cyanobacteriivorans DNA encoding:
- a CDS encoding PAS domain-containing sensor histidine kinase, with amino-acid sequence MDNELKQLRRQLESLKHDAIKYQLLKETAGFAMLTMQKYVFIDCNRMAEQIFGRAREEIIGKEPFILSPKYQSDGSPSDEKAIGLINSTLDGEAVRFEWQHVRGDGTRFYADVSLNKIAVNNEEYIQVILRDISDEKISKERLENQNRIIRHLNLKYQRQNKDYEKLLDEIKQHQDQTNAILSTITDGVVVFSLEKFLYINKQMLYMVGYMEEELSPQLLFTQLGLELDSIPLPESHGDPYESWPAGINNDKYFRLKVVAMKEKGVYMAHLTDYTEIRKVNRTIEESEFKFRSIFHSSTDGIVLASSEFVIYEVNNTFIKKYGYKAHELTGVSIDTLIIGSKDEKFSHWLETASGEEIKLTEFQVFSSDGSLSHVEVGSRKIKLGFSDTYLIIIRDISYRKKFEQQLFNSIIKAEETERKRIAANLHDELGPVLSSMKLYLNTFKAKSEGHFDYLAGQFEDLVSDAVGTVRSLSEDLSPISLFKGGLEKAIQKRLDALRDFYRIEFSSTLNEKRFEEQIEINTFRVINELLNNTLKHANASSINLKLIHSRSDINIHYEDDGVGFEPNLSEHELSGRGVSNILGRLKSMNATYEIESGPGKGVSYNIVIPIGK
- a CDS encoding GAF domain-containing protein, which encodes MRRITIKSRLYATAIGIFIILIAIGLIANYYIHNALANFDSMALIKDVNYSELQLRKLEKDFINLETKNPDFYKNQRSKYQDGFAKLIEGVDSTLNILKTERIIEENELNLELTKLQNLFDAYHKKFSSLTEIILDKGFKDYGLIGQMRDKIHAVEELTEQYPSHPGFKVSMLMLRRNEKDYLLRKDLKYLDKFSNNLEIFKNQISTSGIQGKEQFTELLNEYYVLFEQVIQRDVKIGLTEEMGLIHALNKSSKEIENNISSIQQTISEKARAEVNQAISSLFVVSIILTIVIISILFSVTRRILNSIKRLRKFILRLGHGELPDNLVIKKDDEIGDMIKSINSLLENLRNTRQFALEVGKGNLKEKINVFGNKGDLGGALVEMRQQLLKLAEERAKNEEEDRRRNWVNEGVARFSDIMRNHDTNLQQMGYQVLSELISYIDANQGALFVIQNDNQKEAYLEKIAAVAYGRQKIAGEKEEIGKSIVGRVVFEKKPILMTKIPNDYIKITSGLGYATPRTLFIAPIIKDEEALGAIELATFNEIPEYIQDFIARVCDNLGTTISAIKINDRTQKLLHQAQEQADEIASQEEELRQNMEEMQATQEEANRREESLRQELAAFHNTCAAIETDLQGNITKTNDLAQIMLKITEAHLKDQMLTSFVPDEKDKNRVNNMLRTTLSSLQSQAYAVLYIHGKNHPVHMTCAAVKSDDALQKVVILLHKASSQDLSNSENPEDHAFDPTNIQSYN
- a CDS encoding DUF2279 domain-containing protein, giving the protein MLTCSINRYRFVLLIPVIIIFTGFGLLAQNDRDSVNAQPRIKTWQLLAAEGAIYTGSMLVLSQAWYKDYPRSSFHWFNDNREWLQMDKIGHAYAGYQIAYQNAYLLRKTGLSRKKALLLSSGMAFAAMSSIELFDGYSSEWGASSGDIIANSAGVVLFGVQELLWESQIIRMKYGYRASPYASKKPEILGENMALRLIKDYNAQSYWLSFSINKVTGLEKIPPWVAFAAGYSAGGMVGGKENTEPFQNITRYRQFLLSPDIDWQSIPTNKKYLKILFRILNTVKIPMPALSFQKGGIKLYGWQ
- a CDS encoding response regulator; the encoded protein is MEQLPWQDIDWKGRKILLAEDEEVNLIFFEELLEDTGVELVITADGQATVDAAAEHEDIDLILMDVKMPVMSGLDATRKIKASKPELPIIAQTAYAMEDEKQHCLDAGCDDYIAKPIDPNDLFTLLKKYMNK